A single genomic interval of Anopheles marshallii chromosome 2, idAnoMarsDA_429_01, whole genome shotgun sequence harbors:
- the LOC128709038 gene encoding gamma-aminobutyric acid receptor alpha-like, translating into MAVAHTTAVGLVGANLFITINRIILGSFSNIAIGIGTCYFLAPTGPVHGAIRLTQRNNHANISELLDNLLRGYDNSIRPDFGGPPAVIEVDIMVRSMGPISEVDMTYSMDCYFRQSWVDRRLAFSGAQDTLALSISMLGRIWKPDTYFYNGKQSYLHTITTPNKFVRLYQDGRVLYSSRLTIKAGCPMNLEDFPMDTQRCPLKFGSFGYTTNDVLYRWNSGRTAVSIADDMKLSQFDLVEWPAGNVTDRVVHNTASAGATVLNGMNNADLELGLGLDGGVGRTTTGGEGNGKLYMSEYSMLLVSFHLQRHMGNFLIQVYGPCVLLVVLSWVSFWLNREATADRVSLGITTVLTMTFLGLEARTDLPKVPYPTALDFFVFLSFAFIFATIIQFAIVHYFTKYGSGECYFSVDELTSSSDEDDSDREVPGRNGPGSSAAQHHSINIGPSTSSRCVGKRCSTITSISGAQGSASTDSRIIEVIPLSVCSFPLTPMRKTPKSSWTDVSCFGGGSCGIEDPANEPHAGSGSSTVERTGTFGASIDTATTSSSFTSTPTATTSLGGKHRRRSGTSTNRSGTVQHLTINAPLTASEIHGANGHRTRRRRKRAPRFNSVSKIDRASRIFFPLLFLAINVFYWYLYLSRSERLPQQHHKTG; encoded by the exons CGGCTCACCCAGCGCAACAACCATGCGAACATATCGGAACTGCTCGACAACTTGCTGCGGGGCTACGACAATAGCATTCGACCCGACTTTGGAG GGCCACCGGCAGTCATCGAGGTGGATATTATGGTGCGCAGCATGGGGCCAATCTCCGAGGTGGATATG ACGTACTCGATGGATTGCTACTTCCGGCAGTCGTGGGTTGATCGGCGGTTAGCATTCAGCGGCGCCCAGGACACGTTGGCACTCAGCATTTCCATGCTCGGGCGCATCTGGAAGCCGGATACGTACTTCTACAACGGCAAGCAAAGCTATCTGCATACCATCACGACACCGAACAAGTTCGTGCGCCTCTACCAGGACGGGCGCGTGCTTTATTCGAGCCG ACTCACCATTAAGGCCGGCTGTCCGATGAACCTGGAGGACTTCCCAATGGATACGCAGCGCTGTCCGCTGAAGTTTGGCTCGT TCGGCTACACCACGAACGATGTCCTGTATCGGTGGAACAGTGGCCGGACGGCCGTTTCCATTGCTGACGACATGAAGCTGTCCCAGTTCGATCTGGTCGAATGGCCGGCCGGAAACGTGACGGATCGGGTAGTGCACAACACGGCCAGCGCTGGTGCGACCGTCCTGAACGGGATGAACAACGCCGATCTGGAGCTGGGCCTCGGGCTCGATGGTGGCGTCGGACGCACGACGACCGGTGGCGAAGGCAACGGCAAGCTGTACATGT CGGAATATTCCATGCTGCTGGTGAGCTTCCATCTACAGCGGCATATGGGCAACTTTCTGATACAAGTGTACGGGCCGTGCGTGTTGCTGGTCGTCCTGTCCTGGGTTTCGTTTTGGTTGAACCGCGAGGCGACGGCTGATCG GGTTTCGCTCGGCATTACCACCGTACTGACGATGACGTTCCTGGGTCTGGAGGCACGTACGGACCTTCCAAAGGTGCCCTACCCGACCGCGCTTGACTTCTTCGTGTTCCTTTCGTTCGCGTTCATTTTCGCAACGATCATCCAGTTCGCGATCGTACACTACTTCACCAAGTACGGTTCGGGCGAGTGTTACTTCAGTGTGGACGAGTTGACGTCCAGCTCGGATGAGGACGATAGCGATCGGGAAGTGCCGGGTCGCAATGGGCCCGGTTCGTCTGCCGCCCAGCATCACTCCATCAACATCGGTCCCTCCACGTCCAGCCGGTGTGTGGGCAAGCGTTGCTCAACGATAACCTCCATCAGTGGAGCTCAGGGTAGTGCCTCGACGGATTCGCGTATCATTGAGGTCATACCGCTGTCCGTGTGTTCTTTCCCACTAACACCCATGCGCAAGACGCCCAAGTCATCCTGGACGGATGTTTCGTGCTTTGGCGGAGGTTCGTGTGGTATCGAAGACCCCGCGAATGAACCACATGCCGGGAGCGGGTCCTCCACGGTGGAGCGGACGGGTACGTTCGGGGCCTCCATTGATACTGCCACTACCTCGTCCTCGTTTACGTCCACACCGACGGCCACCACGTCGCTCGGTGGTAAACATCGACGGCGCTCCGGGACGTCCACAAACCGTTCTGGGACGGTACAGCATCTTACCATCAATGCTCCGCTGACAGCGTCGGAAATACACGGTGCCAATGGACATCGGACACGCCGGCGTAGGAAACGAGCGCCACGCTTCAATTCGGTCTCCAAGATCGATCGTGCCTCGCGCATCTTCTTCCCACTGCTGTTCCTGGCCATCAATGTGTTCTACTGGTATCTGTATCTGTCACGCAGCGAGCGACTACCACAACAGCATCACAAAACCGGTTAG
- the LOC128707146 gene encoding LOW QUALITY PROTEIN: glycerol-3-phosphate phosphatase-like (The sequence of the model RefSeq protein was modified relative to this genomic sequence to represent the inferred CDS: deleted 2 bases in 1 codon; substituted 1 base at 1 genomic stop codon) — protein sequence MSDLLHKXIFFSSPRRRVFIQARVGNLSCLCFMCILTRSFQHLSRMSKYSGQSLASLSPAEIKQWIDSFDTVLTDCDGVIWVDNNPLPGAPDVINRFIANGKKLFFVTNNSTKTRPEFVEKAVKLGFNVTIENIISTAYLAAQYLKNVGFSKTVYVIGSTGITKELNAVGIRHIGIGPDTLQGTLADAVGNFVPDPDVGAVIVGFDEHFSFVKMMKAASYLNNPDVIFIGTNTDERFPMPDRVIPGTGSIVKAVVTCAERDPIVMGKPNPHICDIIRKEYDVDPARTLMIGDRCNTDILLGKNCDFQTLLVETGIHNAADIGKYATSDDPAVKALVPDVYLAKLGDLLPYL from the exons ATGTCAGATTTGTTGCacaaataaatt ttcttttcctctccTAGACGACGGGTTTTTATTCAAGCCCGAGTTGGTAATCTCtcctgtttgtgttttatgtgtaTTTTAACAAGATC CTTCCAACATTTGTCCAGGATGTCCAAATACAGTGGTCAAAGTCTTGCTTCCCTTTCACCGGCTGAGATTAAACAGTGGATCGATTCGTTCGATACGGTGCTGACGGATTGCGACGGTGTGATTTGGGTGGATAACAATCCGCTTCCCGGTGCGCCGGATGTGATAAATCGTTTCATCGCGAATGGCAAAAAGCTCTTCTTCGTGACAAACAATTCCACTAAAACGCGTCCCGAATTTGTGGAAAAAGCTGTTAAGCTAGGATTTAATGTTACTATC gaaaatataatttcaaCGGCGTACCTTGCCGCTCAGTACCTGAAGAATGTGGGATTCTCGAAAACCGTCTATGTGATCGGTTCAACGGGTATCACCAAAGAGCTTAATGCCGTCGGTATACGGCACATTGGTATCGGTCCCGATACGCTCCAGGGCACGTTGGCAGATGCGGTTGGCAACTTCGTTCCCGATCCGGACGTCGGTGCGGTGATTGTCGGCTTTGATGAACATTTTAGCTTCGTGAAGATGATGAAAGCCGCCTCGTATCTGAACAATCCGGACGTTATCTTCATCGGAACAAACACGGATGAACGTTTCCCGATGCCGGACCGGGTCATTCCCGGCACGGGCAGTATTGTGAAGGCCGTGGTAACGTGTGCCGAACGTGATCCTATCGTGATGGGTAAACCTAACCCACACATTTGCGACATTATCCGCAAGGAGTACGATGTGGATCCGGCCCGCACGCTCATGATCGGTGACCGGTGCAATACGGACATATTGCTTGGGAAGAATTGCGACTTTCAGACGCTTTTGGTCGAAACGGGTATACATAATGCGGCCGATATAGGAAAGTATGCAACATCCGATGATCCGGCCGTGAAGGCACTCGTTCCCGACGTGTATCTCGCTAAGCTAGGAGACTTACTGCCGTACTTGTAA